A genome region from Rhinopithecus roxellana isolate Shanxi Qingling chromosome 10, ASM756505v1, whole genome shotgun sequence includes the following:
- the GOLT1B gene encoding vesicle transport protein GOT1B: MISLTDTQKIGMGLTGFGVFFLFFGMILFFDKALLAIGNVLFVAGLAFVIGLERTFRFFFQKHKMKATGFFLGGVFVVLIGWPLIGMIFEIYGFFLLFRGFFPVVVGFIRRVPVLGSLLNLPGIRSFVDKVGESNNMV, from the exons ATGATCTCCTTAACGGACACGCAGA AAATTGGAATGGGATTAACAGGATTTGGAGTGTTTTTCCTGTTCTTTGGAATGATTCTCTTTTTTGACAAAGCACTACTGGCTATTGGAAAT gttTTATTTGTAGCCGGCTTGGCTTTTGTAATTGGTTTAGAAAGAACATTCAGATTCTTCttccaaaaacataaaatgaaagctACAGGATTTTTTCTGGGTGGTGTATTTGTAGTCCTTATTGGTTGGCCTTTGATAGGCATGATCTTCGAAATTTATGGATTTTTTCTCTTGTTCAG GGGCTTCTTTCCTGTTGTCGTTGGCTTTATTAGAAGAGTGCCAGTCCTTGGATCCCTCCTAAATTTACCTGGAATTAGATCA TTTGTAGATAAAGTTGGAGAAAGCAACAATATGGTATAA